The Streptomyces nitrosporeus genome includes a window with the following:
- a CDS encoding lytic polysaccharide monooxygenase auxiliary activity family 9 protein, which translates to MNRIPAALTRVVALGSAVLATSLVGVIQAPAASAHGTVITPETRNYGCLQRWGYAEPSESQDPMCYRTYHENANAIGAWKAVYANNTGDDYKQVIPNGQICSAGGQGETNYRPLDRPGPWKMTDIGSDFTVDLYDEARHGADWLEVYVTKQGFNPEYQLIGWDDLELVKKTGSYPYQAHYVTDVSTSGYSGRHVVVTVWKASHMDQKYFLCSDVNFS; encoded by the coding sequence GTGAACCGCATACCCGCAGCTCTGACCCGCGTGGTCGCGCTGGGCTCCGCCGTACTGGCGACGTCGCTCGTCGGCGTCATCCAGGCACCGGCGGCCTCCGCACACGGCACCGTCATCACCCCCGAGACCCGCAACTACGGCTGCCTGCAGCGCTGGGGCTACGCCGAGCCCAGCGAGTCCCAGGACCCCATGTGCTACCGGACCTACCACGAGAACGCGAACGCCATCGGCGCGTGGAAGGCCGTCTACGCCAACAACACCGGCGACGACTACAAGCAGGTCATCCCCAACGGCCAGATCTGCAGCGCCGGCGGCCAGGGCGAGACGAACTACCGGCCCCTCGACCGTCCGGGCCCGTGGAAGATGACCGACATCGGCTCCGACTTCACCGTCGACCTCTACGACGAGGCCCGGCACGGCGCGGACTGGCTCGAGGTCTATGTCACCAAGCAGGGCTTCAACCCCGAGTACCAGCTGATCGGGTGGGACGACCTCGAACTGGTGAAGAAGACCGGCAGCTATCCCTACCAGGCGCACTACGTCACCGACGTCAGCACCTCCGGCTACAGCGGACGCCACGTCGTGGTGACCGTGTGGAAGGCATCGCACATGGACCAGAAGTACTTCCTGTGCAGCGACGTCAACTTCAGCTGA